One part of the Neisseria zalophi genome encodes these proteins:
- the rpsI gene encoding 30S ribosomal protein S9 yields the protein MNGKYYYGTGRRKSSVARVFLQKGTGQIIVNGRPVDEFFARETSRMVVRQPLVLTDNAEAFDIKVNVVGGGETGQSGAIRHGITRALIDYDAALKPTLSQAGFVTRDAREVERKKPGLRKARRAKQFSKR from the coding sequence ATGAACGGTAAATACTATTACGGCACAGGCCGCCGAAAAAGTTCAGTGGCTCGTGTATTCTTGCAAAAAGGCACTGGTCAAATCATTGTAAACGGCCGCCCGGTTGACGAATTTTTCGCCCGCGAAACCAGCCGCATGGTCGTGCGCCAACCTTTGGTTTTAACCGACAACGCAGAAGCATTCGATATTAAAGTGAATGTTGTCGGCGGCGGTGAAACCGGCCAATCAGGCGCCATCCGTCACGGCATCACCCGTGCATTAATCGACTATGATGCCGCTTTGAAACCAACACTTTCACAAGCCGGCTTCGTTACCCGCGACGCCCGTGAAGTTGAACGTAAAAAACCCGGTCTGCGCAAAGCACGCCGTGCAAAACAATTCTCCAAACGTTAA
- the proW gene encoding glycine betaine/L-proline ABC transporter permease ProW produces the protein MPSSNPWGSASPADADNAASAVSTASQATDTSSMLSAGDAVEQPFSLLHPFDHAQIPLDQWVEQIVGWIVQHFRGFFSAIKTPVDWTLSSIESALQSLPALALIAIMVLLAWQLSGKKLALGTLAGMLFIGFIGAWSEMVTTLSLVITTVLFCMLIGIPTGIAMASSEKLAKVLRPILDAMQTTPAFVYLVPIVMLFGIGNVPGVVVTIIFAVPPVIRLTNLGIRQVPEDLIEAAHSFGADTKQMLFKVQLPLAMPTIMAGVNQTLMLSLSMVVIASMISVGGLGLMVLRGIGRLDIGLASIGGLSIVIMAIVLDRMTQSLGQSNRSRVNRWYHTGPVGLLTRPFRSKSTN, from the coding sequence ATGCCCAGCAGTAATCCTTGGGGGAGTGCCTCCCCCGCCGATGCAGACAATGCCGCTTCAGCAGTAAGCACCGCCTCACAGGCAACTGACACTTCTTCTATGCTTTCCGCCGGCGATGCCGTCGAACAGCCATTTTCTTTATTACACCCCTTCGACCACGCACAAATCCCGTTAGATCAATGGGTAGAGCAAATTGTCGGCTGGATTGTCCAACACTTCCGCGGTTTTTTCTCAGCCATTAAAACCCCTGTTGATTGGACGCTTTCCTCTATCGAAAGCGCTTTACAATCCCTGCCCGCATTAGCACTAATTGCCATTATGGTACTTTTGGCTTGGCAGCTATCCGGTAAAAAACTGGCTTTAGGCACACTGGCCGGCATGCTGTTTATCGGCTTTATCGGCGCATGGTCGGAAATGGTCACCACCTTATCGCTGGTGATTACCACCGTACTTTTCTGTATGTTAATCGGCATTCCCACCGGCATTGCCATGGCAAGCAGTGAAAAGCTGGCCAAAGTCTTGCGCCCGATTTTAGATGCTATGCAGACCACACCCGCTTTCGTTTATTTGGTGCCGATTGTGATGCTGTTCGGTATCGGTAATGTACCCGGCGTGGTGGTAACCATTATTTTCGCCGTGCCGCCCGTTATCCGTTTAACCAACTTAGGTATCCGCCAAGTACCGGAAGACTTAATCGAAGCCGCCCATTCATTTGGCGCGGATACCAAACAAATGCTGTTTAAAGTTCAACTCCCATTGGCCATGCCGACCATTATGGCCGGCGTAAACCAAACCCTGATGCTCAGCCTTTCCATGGTCGTGATTGCCTCTATGATTTCGGTAGGCGGCTTGGGCTTGATGGTATTACGCGGTATCGGCCGCTTAGATATCGGCTTGGCCTCTATCGGCGGCTTGAGCATTGTGATTATGGCTATCGTGCTTGACCGCATGACCCAATCACTCGGCCAAAGCAACCGCAGCCGCGTAAACCGCTGGTATCACACCGGCCCCGTCGGCTTGCTGACACGCCCGTTTAGAAGCAAAAGCACCAACTAA
- a CDS encoding cell division protein ZapA, which translates to MSIEQVNLDIMGRSFTIGTPTEEKATLLQAVNMLNEKFNTIKESGRIVETDKILIMAALNLVHDLLKMSMKDDLAIGDFERKITDMTNACEKVLSKIN; encoded by the coding sequence ATGAGTATCGAACAAGTAAATCTGGATATTATGGGTCGCTCCTTCACCATCGGCACCCCTACAGAAGAAAAAGCCACTCTGTTGCAAGCCGTTAACATGTTGAATGAAAAGTTTAATACGATTAAAGAAAGCGGCCGTATCGTCGAAACCGATAAGATTTTGATTATGGCTGCATTGAACTTGGTGCACGACTTATTAAAAATGTCGATGAAAGACGATTTGGCAATCGGCGATTTTGAGCGTAAAATAACAGACATGACTAATGCTTGTGAAAAAGTTTTATCAAAAATAAACTGA
- a CDS encoding HpaII family restriction endonuclease: MTIQANKGEWTELYVLIKLIAEGQLSQSDINLNPDPENVYQIVKGYKEEPNCHFELCRSNSEIKIYKVTQSTKICLHQYSFEEFEEISNSIFNGIKNGRGRSFRLPQIENFIDENEFQTARAGSEKKADIKLRIYDHRLACETDLGFSIKSLLGQDSTLFNTGPGNNFIYQIKGLPEGFNIDQFNSETYDSKPRISSRLQKLLNESIITFNKIQSDQLNKNLRMLDGDLPEILSWYLYYRFLTKKSSIIELTEILENEDPLNFYNNKQSEQRLYEYKIKRFLVESAMGMTSEAVWLGEYDSFGGVIIAKNDGEIVCFHIYDFNILRNYLINNTRLEQAATGESNITPGYPDRTAKKKFYYGWLYKEDNKFFIKLNLQVRFRTPHKNQKIQRNNLF, translated from the coding sequence ATGACAATTCAGGCCAACAAAGGTGAATGGACAGAATTATATGTATTAATCAAACTGATAGCAGAAGGGCAATTATCTCAATCAGATATAAATCTTAACCCTGATCCCGAAAACGTTTATCAGATTGTCAAAGGATATAAAGAAGAACCAAATTGCCATTTTGAATTATGTCGTTCAAATAGTGAAATTAAAATTTATAAAGTAACTCAAAGCACAAAAATTTGTTTACATCAATATAGCTTTGAAGAGTTTGAAGAAATTTCTAATTCAATTTTTAATGGTATTAAAAATGGCAGAGGAAGATCCTTTCGGCTCCCTCAAATAGAAAATTTTATAGATGAAAATGAATTTCAAACAGCAAGAGCAGGATCAGAAAAAAAAGCTGATATTAAATTAAGGATTTATGATCATCGGTTAGCATGTGAAACTGATTTGGGGTTCAGCATCAAATCATTGTTAGGGCAAGACTCTACTTTATTTAATACAGGGCCTGGAAATAATTTTATTTACCAAATCAAAGGGCTTCCTGAAGGCTTTAATATTGATCAATTCAATAGTGAAACATACGACAGTAAACCAAGGATTTCCTCAAGATTGCAGAAGCTGCTTAACGAATCTATTATTACTTTTAACAAAATTCAATCTGACCAGTTGAATAAGAATTTAAGAATGCTTGATGGTGATTTACCTGAGATTTTATCTTGGTATCTATATTATCGATTTTTAACAAAAAAATCATCAATTATTGAATTAACTGAAATTTTAGAAAACGAAGACCCTTTAAATTTTTATAATAACAAACAAAGCGAACAACGATTATATGAATATAAAATAAAAAGATTTCTTGTTGAGAGTGCCATGGGCATGACATCTGAAGCAGTATGGCTTGGCGAGTACGACTCATTTGGAGGGGTTATTATAGCGAAAAATGATGGAGAAATAGTTTGTTTTCATATATATGACTTTAACATACTACGTAACTATTTAATCAATAATACAAGATTAGAGCAAGCTGCAACTGGTGAAAGTAACATAACTCCAGGTTACCCCGATCGTACGGCGAAAAAGAAATTCTATTATGGGTGGTTGTATAAAGAAGACAACAAATTTTTTATCAAATTGAACCTACAAGTTCGTTTCAGAACCCCTCATAAAAACCAAAAAATCCAAAGAAATAATTTATTTTGA
- the proV gene encoding glycine betaine/L-proline ABC transporter ATP-binding protein ProV: MSEQSPQAKLTVKNLYKIFGPNPKAALKLHSKGLEKEEIFAETGSTVAVGDVNLEIYEGEIFVIMGLSGSGKSTLVRLFNRLIEPSQGQVLIDGEDVVAMSDARLRQVRREKISMVFQSFALMPHLTNRQNVAFGLELAGVPEAERNERAQVALDQVGLGAYGESYPDELSGGMRQRVGLARALANDPAILLMDEAFSALDPLIRTEMQDELIQLQARDKRTIIFISHDLDEAMRIGNRIAIMQNGSVVQVGTPDEILRQPANDYVRSFFKEVNVSQVYTAGDLARRTQLTFPHRAGQANMRSFLKRMSENDRDYGFLLDEDKHFIGVISVESLKGAITREEPIQSAILPDLEAVPADTPIRDMFNTAARFPCPVPIVDAEGRHVGSISKAVLLETLSPPEEPETEEAKATEA; this comes from the coding sequence ATGTCTGAACAATCTCCCCAAGCCAAGCTTACGGTTAAAAATCTTTATAAGATTTTCGGCCCGAACCCCAAAGCAGCACTCAAACTGCATAGCAAAGGATTGGAAAAAGAAGAAATCTTCGCCGAAACCGGCAGTACCGTTGCAGTCGGCGATGTCAACCTTGAAATTTACGAAGGTGAAATTTTTGTCATTATGGGCTTATCCGGCTCAGGAAAATCCACATTAGTCAGACTCTTTAACCGCCTAATCGAACCCAGCCAAGGGCAGGTATTGATTGACGGCGAAGATGTCGTTGCCATGAGTGATGCACGGTTAAGACAAGTGCGCCGTGAAAAAATCAGTATGGTTTTTCAATCTTTCGCACTTATGCCGCATTTAACCAACCGTCAAAATGTTGCCTTTGGCCTTGAGCTTGCCGGCGTGCCGGAAGCCGAACGCAACGAGCGTGCCCAAGTTGCCTTGGATCAAGTTGGTTTGGGTGCATACGGGGAAAGTTATCCCGACGAATTATCCGGCGGAATGCGCCAACGTGTCGGCTTAGCACGCGCCTTGGCAAACGATCCGGCTATTTTATTAATGGATGAAGCTTTTTCAGCATTGGATCCGCTGATTCGTACCGAAATGCAAGACGAACTGATTCAATTGCAAGCCCGCGACAAACGCACCATTATTTTTATTTCACATGATTTAGATGAAGCCATGCGCATCGGCAACCGTATTGCCATTATGCAAAACGGTTCTGTCGTACAAGTCGGTACCCCTGATGAAATTCTCAGACAGCCGGCCAATGATTATGTCCGTTCGTTTTTCAAAGAAGTCAATGTTTCCCAAGTTTATACGGCCGGCGATTTGGCTCGCCGTACCCAACTGACTTTCCCGCACCGTGCCGGCCAGGCCAATATGCGCAGCTTTTTAAAACGCATGAGCGAAAACGACCGCGACTACGGCTTTCTGCTTGATGAAGACAAACATTTTATAGGTGTTATCTCCGTCGAATCGCTAAAAGGGGCTATCACACGAGAAGAACCAATTCAATCAGCCATCTTGCCGGATTTGGAAGCAGTGCCTGCCGATACGCCGATACGCGATATGTTTAACACCGCAGCCCGTTTCCCCTGCCCCGTTCCGATTGTCGATGCCGAAGGGCGGCATGTCGGCTCTATCAGCAAAGCGGTATTGCTGGAAACGTTAAGCCCGCCTGAAGAACCCGAAACTGAAGAAGCCAAAGCAACCGAAGCATAA
- a CDS encoding very short patch repair endonuclease, with translation MDRLTPEQRRKCMKANKSKGTKPEILLAKALWHMGLRYRKNDRTIFGNPDLSFKKYKIAVFIDGEFWHGKDWKHRKADIKSNQEFWVSKIERNIKRDEVVNKYLIDNGWIIFRFWGKDVLKDPEACAKTIQRAIYDK, from the coding sequence ATGGACAGACTTACCCCCGAACAACGTAGGAAATGTATGAAAGCCAACAAGAGTAAAGGTACAAAGCCAGAAATCTTGTTGGCAAAAGCTTTGTGGCATATGGGTTTACGTTATCGGAAAAATGATAGAACCATCTTTGGCAACCCTGACTTAAGTTTTAAGAAATATAAAATTGCAGTTTTTATTGATGGTGAATTTTGGCATGGTAAAGATTGGAAGCATCGAAAAGCTGACATCAAAAGTAATCAAGAATTTTGGGTTAGCAAAATTGAAAGAAATATAAAGCGTGATGAAGTTGTAAATAAATACCTAATCGATAATGGATGGATAATTTTCCGTTTTTGGGGTAAAGATGTTTTAAAGGATCCTGAAGCATGTGCAAAAACAATACAAAGAGCTATATATGACAAATAG
- the glyQ gene encoding glycine--tRNA ligase subunit alpha translates to MLTFQQIIFKLQTFWAERGCTIIQPFDMEVGAGTSHPATCLRALGPEPWFAAYVQPSRRPKDGRYGDNPNRLQHYYQFQVALKPAPADIQEQYLDSLRELGIDPKVHDIRFVEDDWENPTLGAWGLGWEVWLNGMEVTQFTYFQQVGGIDCSPVLGEITYGIERLAMYLQGVENVYDLVWSKTPDGQTVTYGDVYHQNEVEQSTYNFEYSDADWLLQQFNDYEAQAKRLLAVEDTSLALPAYELVLKAGHTFNLLDARGAISVTERATYIGRIRTLSRIVAQKFVESREKLGFPLIKNQAT, encoded by the coding sequence ATGCTCACCTTCCAACAAATTATCTTCAAATTACAAACTTTCTGGGCCGAACGCGGCTGCACCATTATCCAACCATTCGATATGGAAGTCGGCGCCGGTACCAGCCATCCCGCCACATGTTTGCGTGCACTCGGCCCCGAGCCGTGGTTTGCCGCCTATGTGCAACCCAGCCGCCGCCCCAAAGACGGCCGCTACGGCGACAATCCCAACCGTCTGCAACATTACTATCAATTCCAAGTGGCCTTAAAACCCGCCCCTGCCGATATCCAAGAACAATATCTGGATTCATTACGCGAATTAGGCATTGACCCCAAAGTGCACGATATTCGCTTTGTAGAAGACGACTGGGAAAACCCCACCCTCGGCGCTTGGGGCTTGGGTTGGGAAGTATGGCTCAACGGCATGGAAGTGACCCAATTCACCTATTTCCAACAAGTCGGCGGCATCGACTGCTCGCCCGTACTCGGTGAAATCACCTACGGCATCGAGCGCTTGGCCATGTATTTGCAGGGTGTAGAAAACGTATACGACCTCGTATGGTCGAAAACCCCCGACGGCCAAACCGTTACCTACGGCGATGTATACCATCAAAACGAAGTCGAACAATCCACTTATAACTTCGAATACAGCGATGCCGATTGGTTATTGCAACAATTCAACGACTACGAAGCCCAAGCCAAACGCCTGCTCGCCGTTGAAGACACTAGCCTGGCCCTACCCGCCTACGAATTGGTGCTCAAAGCCGGCCATACTTTCAACCTGCTGGACGCACGCGGTGCCATTTCCGTGACCGAACGGGCAACCTATATCGGCCGCATCCGCACCTTAAGCCGCATCGTGGCACAAAAATTCGTTGAAAGCCGTGAAAAATTAGGCTTCCCGTTGATTAAAAATCAGGCTACTTAA
- the glyS gene encoding glycine--tRNA ligase subunit beta, translated as MTSTLLIELRTEELPPKALNTLGNHLAASVAEGLAKAQLIDGETEYTAYASPRRLAVQVKNVKAVQADQHIVKKGPAVANAIKDGVPTKALEGFARSCGADIADLKIIHDGKQDVYAHEFTQQGKTLAELLADILNQAIKKLPIPKVMRWGSSTHTFVRPVHGLVVMHGIDTVPAEVLGLNSGNTTLGHRFLSDGLITLTDADAYAKQMRDTGKVIASFAERKAAIQTALTEQAGRLNAQVAADEALLDEVTALVEWPVVLEAGFEAHFLAVPQECLILTMQQNQKYFPLLDQNGKLINRFLLVSNLEADDPSHIIQGNERVLRARLADAEFFYKQDQKATLESRLPKLANVVYHNKIGSQAERIERLQSIAAYIAKGLGADAAVAERAARLAKADLVTEMVGEFPELQGTMGKYYARLDGETNEIADAIEQHYQPRFAGDALPESPTATAVALADKLETLVGIWGIGLIPTGDKDPYALRRAALGVLRMLMDNNLDINELLEVVYQSFPQGKLSENTTAEVADFMQARLAVLLQNDYPQDIVAAILAKKPSRLNDLTAKLQAVAAFKQLPEAAALAAANKRVQNLLKKADGALGAVNANLLAQDEEKALFTAATALQPKIEAALGNQDFQTALTELAAIKPQVDAFFDHVMVMADDAAVKQNRLNLLNQLAQLMNAVADIALLSE; from the coding sequence ATGACCTCAACCCTATTAATCGAACTCCGCACCGAAGAGTTGCCGCCCAAAGCACTCAACACACTGGGCAACCACTTAGCCGCTTCCGTTGCCGAAGGCTTGGCCAAAGCGCAATTAATCGACGGTGAAACCGAATACACGGCTTATGCCTCACCGCGCCGCTTGGCCGTACAAGTGAAAAATGTTAAAGCAGTTCAGGCCGACCAACATATTGTGAAAAAAGGCCCTGCCGTTGCCAACGCTATAAAAGACGGTGTACCGACCAAAGCACTGGAAGGCTTTGCCCGCTCTTGCGGCGCCGATATTGCCGATCTGAAAATCATTCACGACGGCAAACAAGATGTTTATGCGCATGAGTTTACCCAACAAGGTAAAACGCTGGCCGAATTATTGGCAGACATCTTAAACCAAGCCATTAAAAAACTGCCGATTCCTAAAGTGATGCGCTGGGGCAGCAGCACCCATACTTTTGTGCGCCCTGTTCATGGTTTGGTCGTGATGCATGGCATCGACACCGTTCCGGCCGAAGTATTGGGTTTAAACAGCGGCAACACCACTCTCGGCCACCGTTTCCTTTCAGACGGCCTCATCACCTTAACCGATGCCGATGCCTACGCCAAACAAATGCGCGACACAGGCAAAGTGATTGCTTCGTTTGCCGAACGTAAAGCCGCGATTCAGACGGCCTTAACCGAACAAGCAGGCCGTCTGAATGCTCAAGTGGCTGCCGATGAGGCTTTATTAGACGAAGTGACCGCTTTGGTTGAATGGCCGGTTGTGCTTGAAGCCGGGTTTGAAGCCCACTTTTTGGCCGTGCCGCAAGAGTGCCTGATTCTCACTATGCAGCAAAACCAAAAATACTTCCCGCTGCTAGATCAAAACGGCAAGCTGATTAACCGCTTCTTATTGGTTTCCAACTTAGAAGCCGATGATCCTTCGCATATTATCCAAGGCAATGAGCGCGTATTGCGCGCCCGTTTGGCCGATGCGGAATTTTTCTACAAGCAAGACCAAAAAGCCACGTTGGAAAGCCGTCTGCCCAAACTGGCCAATGTGGTTTACCACAATAAAATCGGTTCGCAAGCCGAGCGTATCGAACGCCTGCAAAGCATTGCCGCCTATATCGCCAAGGGCTTGGGAGCTGATGCGGCCGTAGCCGAGCGCGCCGCCCGTTTGGCGAAAGCCGATTTGGTGACCGAAATGGTTGGCGAGTTCCCCGAACTGCAAGGCACAATGGGGAAATATTATGCCCGCTTAGACGGTGAAACCAATGAAATCGCCGATGCTATCGAACAGCACTACCAACCGCGCTTTGCCGGCGATGCTTTGCCCGAAAGCCCTACCGCTACCGCCGTGGCATTGGCCGACAAACTGGAAACACTGGTCGGCATTTGGGGCATCGGCCTGATTCCTACCGGCGATAAAGACCCTTACGCCCTACGCCGTGCCGCATTGGGGGTATTGCGTATGCTGATGGATAACAATCTGGATATCAACGAGTTGTTGGAAGTGGTTTATCAAAGCTTCCCGCAAGGCAAACTTTCGGAAAATACCACCGCAGAAGTAGCGGACTTTATGCAGGCACGTTTGGCCGTATTGCTGCAAAACGATTATCCGCAAGATATTGTAGCGGCCATCTTAGCGAAAAAGCCAAGCCGTTTAAACGATTTAACCGCCAAACTGCAAGCCGTTGCCGCCTTCAAGCAGCTACCTGAAGCTGCCGCTCTAGCTGCCGCCAATAAACGCGTGCAAAACTTATTGAAAAAAGCCGACGGCGCACTGGGCGCAGTCAATGCCAATTTATTGGCACAAGACGAAGAAAAAGCCTTGTTTACCGCCGCAACTGCTTTACAGCCGAAGATTGAAGCGGCATTAGGCAATCAAGACTTTCAGACGGCCTTAACCGAGCTGGCAGCCATCAAACCGCAAGTTGATGCGTTTTTCGACCATGTTATGGTGATGGCAGATGATGCGGCAGTCAAACAAAACCGCCTCAACCTGCTCAACCAACTGGCGCAGCTCATGAATGCGGTGGCCGATATTGCATTATTAAGCGAATAG
- the rplM gene encoding 50S ribosomal protein L13: protein MKTFSAKPHEVKREWFVVDAQDKVLGRVAAEIARRLRGKHKPEYTPHVDTGDYIIVINADKLRVTGKKALDKKYYRHSGYPGGIYERNFTEMQDQFPERVLEKAVKGMLPKGPLGYAMIKKLKVYAGSEHGHAAQQPKVLEI from the coding sequence ATGAAAACCTTTTCAGCCAAGCCGCATGAAGTAAAGCGCGAGTGGTTTGTGGTTGACGCCCAAGACAAAGTTTTGGGTCGCGTTGCCGCAGAAATCGCACGTCGTTTGCGCGGCAAACATAAGCCCGAATATACCCCCCACGTTGACACCGGCGATTACATTATCGTAATCAATGCAGACAAATTACGCGTTACCGGTAAAAAAGCGTTGGATAAAAAATACTATCGCCACTCAGGCTACCCCGGCGGTATCTACGAGCGCAATTTCACCGAAATGCAAGATCAATTCCCTGAGCGTGTTTTGGAAAAAGCCGTAAAAGGCATGTTACCCAAAGGCCCCTTAGGCTACGCCATGATTAAAAAATTAAAAGTGTATGCCGGCTCAGAGCACGGTCATGCAGCCCAACAACCCAAAGTTTTGGAAATCTAA
- a CDS encoding OmpA family protein → MSDNDNHKEQRIGLWIAGGAAGLAVLSILFYAVWGWENGKIEGSPGYDAAASEVMVVEEQEVIPEPAVVNEEAESETEALAVMPEEAAASAALTDAVAEQLLPASEEEVDNGAEVVVENGVVKFYFASGKSDLAANAQEALQDVLAGVKEGKKAVISGFHDATGNQAQNESLSKDRAFAVRNALLGLGVPESQIELRKPENATGTGNRAEARRVEVVLE, encoded by the coding sequence ATGTCTGATAACGATAACCATAAAGAGCAACGGATTGGTTTATGGATTGCCGGCGGTGCTGCCGGACTGGCTGTTTTATCGATTCTTTTCTATGCGGTATGGGGTTGGGAAAATGGCAAAATCGAAGGTTCCCCGGGTTATGATGCAGCCGCATCTGAAGTGATGGTGGTTGAAGAGCAAGAGGTTATACCCGAACCGGCTGTTGTTAATGAGGAAGCCGAAAGTGAAACCGAAGCATTGGCAGTTATGCCTGAGGAAGCTGCGGCATCTGCAGCATTGACCGATGCAGTTGCCGAGCAATTACTGCCTGCTTCTGAAGAAGAGGTAGATAATGGTGCTGAAGTAGTTGTGGAAAACGGAGTGGTTAAATTTTATTTTGCTTCCGGTAAATCCGATTTAGCTGCTAATGCGCAAGAAGCGCTTCAGGATGTATTGGCCGGTGTGAAAGAGGGCAAAAAAGCGGTGATTTCCGGTTTCCATGATGCCACCGGTAATCAGGCTCAGAATGAATCATTGTCTAAAGACCGCGCCTTTGCCGTTCGCAATGCTTTATTGGGTTTAGGTGTGCCGGAATCGCAAATCGAATTGCGCAAACCTGAAAATGCAACGGGTACGGGCAATCGCGCCGAAGCGCGTCGTGTAGAAGTGGTATTGGAATAA
- a CDS encoding DNA cytosine methyltransferase, translating into MTNSAYPTPEKELSNTEVKEKAAQYLLFKHDAASLSHNKNFTFIDLFAGIGGFRIAMQNLGGKCVFSSEWDEKAKQTYEANFGEVPYGDITKEETKQFIPKEFDILCAGFPCQAFSIAGRRGGFEDTRGTLFFDVAEIIRRHQPKAFFLENVKGLINHDKGRTLSTILNSLREDLNYFVPDPQIINAKDFGVPQNRERIFIVGFRQDLNINEFTYPKSNGVYKTFADVKEKNTVPTKYYLSTQYLSTLRKHKQRHEDKGNGFGYEIIADDGIANAIVVGGMGRERNLVIDNRIIDFTPTTNIKGEVNREGIRKMTPREWARLQGFPEHFKIVVSDASAYKQFGNSVAVPAIQATAEEILGRLFKK; encoded by the coding sequence ATGACAAATAGTGCTTACCCAACACCAGAAAAAGAGCTAAGTAATACAGAAGTGAAAGAAAAAGCTGCCCAATATTTATTATTTAAACATGATGCAGCTTCATTATCTCACAATAAGAACTTTACTTTTATTGACTTATTTGCAGGAATAGGTGGATTTCGCATTGCGATGCAAAACTTAGGGGGCAAATGTGTATTTTCGAGTGAATGGGACGAAAAAGCCAAACAAACTTATGAGGCTAATTTTGGCGAAGTGCCTTATGGAGATATTACAAAAGAGGAAACAAAACAATTTATTCCTAAAGAATTTGATATTCTTTGTGCAGGCTTCCCCTGCCAGGCCTTTTCTATAGCAGGCCGTCGAGGTGGATTTGAAGATACCCGTGGCACTCTATTTTTTGATGTTGCAGAAATTATTCGCCGTCATCAGCCGAAAGCATTTTTTCTAGAAAATGTTAAAGGATTGATCAACCATGACAAAGGCAGGACATTAAGTACAATTTTAAATTCATTACGTGAAGATTTAAATTATTTTGTCCCAGATCCTCAAATTATTAATGCCAAAGATTTTGGAGTACCACAAAACCGAGAACGGATTTTTATCGTAGGCTTCCGCCAAGACTTAAATATAAATGAATTCACTTATCCTAAATCAAATGGAGTTTATAAAACTTTTGCTGATGTAAAAGAGAAAAATACTGTCCCAACTAAATATTATTTATCTACACAGTATCTTTCTACTTTGCGTAAACACAAACAACGACATGAAGACAAAGGAAATGGTTTTGGCTATGAAATTATTGCCGACGACGGTATTGCGAATGCTATTGTCGTTGGCGGAATGGGACGAGAGAGAAACTTGGTGATTGATAATAGAATTATTGATTTTACTCCTACAACCAATATTAAAGGCGAAGTAAACCGTGAAGGCATACGCAAGATGACTCCTAGAGAATGGGCAAGATTACAAGGTTTTCCAGAGCATTTTAAAATTGTTGTTTCAGATGCTTCTGCCTATAAACAATTTGGCAACTCTGTGGCTGTACCTGCAATTCAGGCTACAGCAGAAGAAATTTTAGGCCGTTTATTTAAAAAATAA